In Dromiciops gliroides isolate mDroGli1 chromosome 5, mDroGli1.pri, whole genome shotgun sequence, the following are encoded in one genomic region:
- the UBA5 gene encoding ubiquitin-like modifier-activating enzyme 5, with translation MASSSAETAERLRRRIQELEQELALERSRRTPGGCAGGDVGGGGGGRARIDKMSPEVVDSNPYSRLMALKRMGIVKDYEKIRTFAVAIVGVGGVGSVTAEMLTRCGIGKLLLFDYDKVELANMNRLFFQPHQAGLSKVQAAEHTLRNINPDVHFEVYNYNITTVDNFQHFMDRISNGGLESGKPVDLVLSCVDNFEARMAINTACNELGQTWMESGVSENAVSGHIQLIIPGESACFACAPPLVVAANIDEKTLKREGVCAASLPTTMGVVAGILVQNVLKFLLNFGTVSFYLGYNAMQDFFPTMSMKPNPQCDDRNCRKQQEEYKKKVAALPKQEVVEHQEEEILHEDNDWGIELVSEISEEELKDASGPVPDLPKGITVAYTVPKKAEDPLPGGESVEDSGESLEELMAKMKNM, from the exons ATGGCTTCCTCCTCGGCTGAGACGGCGGAGCGGCTGCGGCGGCGGATCCAGGAGCTGGAGCAGGAGCTGGCGCTGGAGCGGAGCCGGCGAACCCCGGGGGGCTGCGCCGGGGGAGATGTGGGAGGGGGCGGAGGAGGCCGGGCTCGCATCGACAAGATGAGCCCCGAGGTGGTGGATTCCAACCCCTACAG tcgtCTGATGGCATTGAAACGAATGGGAATTGTAAAGGATTATGAG AAAATCCGAACCTTTGCTGTAGCAATCGTTGGTGTCGGTGGAGTTGGTAGTGTAACTGCTGAAATGCTAACAAGATGTGGCATTGGTAAG TTGTTACTATTTGATTACGACAAAGTGGAACTGGCCAACATGAACAGACTTTTCTTCCAGCCCCATCAAGCAGGATTAAGCAAAGTTCAAGCAGCAGAGCATACTTTACG GAATATTAATCCTGATGTTCACTTTgaagtatataattataatatcacCACAGTGGACAACTTTCAACATTTCATGGATAGAATAAG tAATGGTGGCTTGGAAAGTGGGAAACCTGTTGACCTAGTTCTGAGCTGTGTGGACAACTTTGAAGCTCGAATGGCAATTAATACA GCTTGTAATGAACTTGGGCAAACATGGATGGAATCTGGGGTTAGTGAAAATGCGGTCTCAGGGCACATACAACTTATCATTCCTGGGGAATCTGCTTGTTTTGCG tGTGCTCCTCCACTGGTAGTTGCTGCAAATATCGATGAAAAGACACTGAAAAGAGAAGGAGTTTGTGCGGCTAGTCTTCCCACTACTATGGGAGTGGTAGCTGGAATTCTTGTACAAAATGTGTTAAA GTTTCTGTTAAATTTTGGGACTGTGAGTTTTTACCTGGGTTATAATGCAATGCAAGATTTCTTTCCTACTATGTCCATGAAGCCAAATCCTCAGTGTGATGACAGAAACTGCAGGAAACAACAGGAAGAATACAAG AAAAAAGTTGCAGCTCTACCCAAACAAGAGGTTGTTGAACATCAAGAGGAAGAAATCCTGCATGAGGACAATGATTGGG GTATCGAGTTAGTATCTGAGATTTCAGAAGAGGAGCTAAAAGATGCTTCTGGTCCTGTTCCTGACTTGCCTAAAGGAATTACAGTGGCATACACAGTTCCAAAAAAG